CCTACTCCTATAATTGCAGCTATACTCAACAGAGAAAGTAGTGCGATTTTATATTTATTAAGAGGTAGGCTAACTTTAGCAACCATACAAAGTCCGTTTATTAACGCAAGAAGGAAACAGATGAATTTCGCTTGTGAATTGTCTGTGATAGCAAAGTTTGTCAGTAGCACTGTAGCTACTAAAATACCACCACCGATTGCAGCGTTTGTCAGTATATCCTTCATGAAGTTATTGCTTACCTTTTCCTTATTCGCTTCAAAAGTCAGGAAGAAGGATGGAATACCGATTGTTATCGCTGAAATTATCGTGAACTGAATCGGAATAAATGCGAACTCCAAGGCGAAGATTACACTAAGTATTGAGAAGACAATCGAGAAGAATGTCTTTGTTAGGAATAGGGAAGCCACCTTTTGAATGTTATTAATAACACGACGACCTTCCATAAGTATATCGTAGAATACTCCGAAGTCATCTGTTAAAAATACGATGTTTGATACGCTTTTTGCGGCGCTGGTAGCACCATTCATAGCAAAACTAATATCAGCCTTTTTTAAGGCAAGAACATCGTTAACACCGTCGCCACTCATAGCGACAGTCTTACCAGCCTTTTGTAATACGGCTACCATTTTTTGTTTTTGTTCTGGAGTAACACGTCCAAAAATATCATTCTCAAGAACAGTTTTTTCGAACTCCGCATCAGTAACTTTAGTCATATCGATAGCCTTAGCATTTTCTTTGAAACCAGCTTTCTTAGCGACACCGTACACGGCTACATGGTTGTCTCCACTAATTATTTTTACTTCAACACCTTGAGATTCAAAGTATTTGAATGTTTCTTTTGTATTTTCTTTTATTTCATCCGATAGAACTACATGTCCTATAAGTTTCATATTAGTAGGGACGTTTGTACTGTCTTCAGTATAGGCTAATGATAATATTCGATAACCTTCTTTTTTCAGATTCTCGTAGTATTTATTCATTTCATCTGAGAAACCTAAAAATTCATATGCCCCGAAGAAATATGTTCCACCATTTTTTAGTTTTATAAATGAGTATTTATTTTTACTAGAAAAGGCTCCTAATTCCTCTACATCCCACTGTTTTTCACATGTTAAATAATTTTTTAAAGCTCTAGAAGTCGAATTTTCATCATCGAAGTATGCAAGATAACTTGATAATTTTTCTGCAACTTTATCATCAATTTCTACAACGTTCATATTACCTGTAGTAATAGTTCCTGTTTTATC
This is a stretch of genomic DNA from Gemella haemolysans. It encodes these proteins:
- a CDS encoding HAD-IC family P-type ATPase — encoded protein: MKYLTSEEVTKAKKNISEIKPYKTTKEIIFSNIFTFFNAMNLVLAAFIATTLRFENMLFLGVITINTAIGIFQEVRSKNALEKLSLLGRSKYRVNRDNEIINIDSEEIVLGEYLHLNLGDQIPVDAEIIEGSIEVDESLLTGESDNIFKTAGDKVMSGSNVVSGSCLVKAIAVGEDSYINKLAKSTKEFKKYPSKLRDYMDKILKVISILLVPVAIMLYIRGASLGRGYVEIVLRSAGALVGMIPEGLILLVSVSLAVAAMKLAKKKVLVQELYCVETLARVDVLCFDKTGTITTGNMNVVEIDDKVAEKLSSYLAYFDDENSTSRALKNYLTCEKQWDVEELGAFSSKNKYSFIKLKNGGTYFFGAYEFLGFSDEMNKYYENLKKEGYRILSLAYTEDSTNVPTNMKLIGHVVLSDEIKENTKETFKYFESQGVEVKIISGDNHVAVYGVAKKAGFKENAKAIDMTKVTDAEFEKTVLENDIFGRVTPEQKQKMVAVLQKAGKTVAMSGDGVNDVLALKKADISFAMNGATSAAKSVSNIVFLTDDFGVFYDILMEGRRVINNIQKVASLFLTKTFFSIVFSILSVIFALEFAFIPIQFTIISAITIGIPSFFLTFEANKEKVSNNFMKDILTNAAIGGGILVATVLLTNFAITDNSQAKFICFLLALINGLCMVAKVSLPLNKYKIALLSLLSIAAIIGVGVNIFILKNYFTPLVFSQVIYIVILALVISTVHFFTRRK